One window from the genome of Candidatus Chlorohelix allophototropha encodes:
- the cobS gene encoding adenosylcobinamide-GDP ribazoletransferase: MLSFLVAVQFLTTLPVPLRRQASSEDVGRAVRYFPIVGLWLGVMLASLNWLLNFFMPANIVATLLVASLLAFTGALHFDGFLDSCDGMFGYRTPERRLEIMRDSHVGSFAVAGGWVLLTLKYVALLNIPPDLMTPALLLAPVLGRWALVTAVVIFPYGRDSGLGILFKQHTGKLEMALAGLGVLVFSLLTLRLFGVVLVLTNFVFAYLFGKYVMSKLPAGLTGDSYGAITESSETLAWLIIGAAAGVIKSMWFL; the protein is encoded by the coding sequence GTGCTTAGCTTTCTGGTAGCAGTTCAATTCCTCACGACTCTGCCTGTACCCCTACGACGACAGGCAAGCTCAGAAGATGTAGGCAGGGCAGTTCGTTATTTCCCAATTGTAGGGTTGTGGCTAGGAGTAATGTTAGCCAGTTTGAACTGGCTGCTTAACTTTTTTATGCCTGCAAATATCGTGGCGACCTTACTTGTAGCTTCGCTGCTTGCCTTTACCGGTGCGCTTCATTTTGACGGTTTTCTAGATTCATGCGATGGTATGTTCGGTTACCGCACCCCGGAGCGGCGGCTTGAAATTATGCGAGACAGTCATGTTGGAAGCTTCGCGGTTGCAGGTGGCTGGGTTTTATTAACCCTTAAATATGTCGCGCTTCTCAACATTCCCCCCGACCTGATGACCCCGGCACTATTACTTGCTCCGGTATTAGGGCGGTGGGCGCTAGTCACAGCGGTGGTTATATTTCCATATGGACGGGATAGCGGATTGGGTATTCTGTTCAAGCAGCACACCGGAAAACTAGAAATGGCACTGGCTGGACTAGGAGTGTTGGTATTTTCGCTATTAACATTGCGGCTATTTGGAGTGGTGCTAGTATTAACTAACTTCGTTTTTGCTTACCTTTTTGGTAAGTATGTAATGAGCAAACTGCCTGCCGGTTTAACGGGCGATAGTTATGGGGCTATAACCGAATCCAGCGAGACGCTCGCCTGGCTTATTATCGGGGCGGCGGCGGGTGTGATAAAATCCATGTGGTTTCTATAA
- a CDS encoding histidine phosphatase family protein has product MPKLILVRHGQTDYNAQRRYQGHTDIPLNEMGLRQARALQKRLSHLKLTAAFCSDLSRARTTAQIGLEGHSPKLEAEILPGLREASGGRAEGLNYNQMLEQFPEETKLWQSDRYNYSPPGGENLKTVLERVSQAIDYITNKHPGEDEVVLVVAHGGVIGTLLCHYMGMDLNRIWQWRVDSCSLSIVHLYDNASILSLFNDTSHIDSMDLSEGK; this is encoded by the coding sequence ATGCCGAAGCTGATTCTGGTAAGGCACGGTCAAACCGATTATAACGCGCAACGTCGTTATCAAGGACACACCGACATCCCACTTAATGAAATGGGTTTACGTCAAGCCAGAGCTTTACAAAAACGCCTCTCTCATTTAAAACTCACTGCTGCCTTTTGTAGCGATTTGAGCAGAGCGCGTACCACTGCCCAAATTGGGCTGGAAGGGCATTCTCCCAAACTGGAAGCGGAAATATTGCCCGGTCTGCGTGAAGCTTCCGGTGGCAGAGCAGAGGGGTTAAATTATAATCAAATGCTGGAGCAATTCCCCGAAGAAACTAAGCTCTGGCAAAGTGATCGGTACAATTATAGCCCGCCCGGTGGTGAAAACCTGAAGACTGTGCTTGAGCGGGTTAGCCAAGCAATTGATTATATTACCAATAAACATCCGGGCGAAGATGAAGTGGTTTTGGTAGTGGCACACGGGGGAGTAATCGGCACACTTCTTTGCCATTATATGGGGATGGATTTAAACCGTATCTGGCAATGGCGGGTAGATAGTTGTTCGTTGAGCATCGTCCACCTTTACGATAATGCTTCAATCCTGTCGCTGTTTAACGATACATCCCATATTGACTCTATGGATTTAAGTGAAGGTAAATAG
- the cobU gene encoding bifunctional adenosylcobinamide kinase/adenosylcobinamide-phosphate guanylyltransferase, with translation MSKPSKERLISLVLGGARSGKSTFAEKLASSRASNLAVLYVATLEPYDAEMQERVERHRASRPDTWRTLEAPLNLAETVRQGYKGEKLVLLDCLTLWTTNRLMSITPLDKDAAGYVSQIPPEDDLALESTTPTTPVEVTSPDYFAEERAMAQELESLVAWLREQNCGLVMVSNEVGMGLVPPYPLGRAYRDALGRLNQVAANLADEAFFCIAGIPIDLKKLQYNFDEDI, from the coding sequence ATGTCAAAACCATCGAAAGAGCGCCTAATAAGCCTTGTTTTGGGTGGCGCACGCAGCGGCAAAAGTACCTTTGCCGAGAAACTGGCAAGTTCCCGTGCGAGCAACCTCGCGGTGTTATACGTAGCAACGCTTGAACCTTATGATGCCGAAATGCAAGAGCGCGTAGAGCGACATCGTGCCAGTCGTCCCGATACATGGCGCACATTAGAAGCCCCTCTGAATTTGGCTGAAACAGTTCGTCAAGGATACAAGGGTGAGAAATTGGTGCTGCTCGATTGTCTCACGCTTTGGACTACCAACCGCCTGATGAGCATAACACCACTGGATAAGGATGCTGCGGGATATGTCTCCCAAATACCGCCTGAAGACGACCTTGCGCTCGAATCTACTACGCCTACTACTCCTGTTGAGGTTACTTCCCCAGATTATTTTGCCGAGGAACGCGCAATGGCTCAGGAACTCGAATCACTAGTGGCTTGGTTACGTGAGCAGAATTGCGGACTAGTAATGGTTTCTAACGAAGTGGGAATGGGTTTAGTACCGCCTTACCCACTGGGACGCGCCTATCGAGATGCGTTGGGACGCTTAAATCAGGTTGCTGCTAACCTCGCAGATGAAGCTTTTTTTTGTATTGCCGGTATTCCCATTGATTTGAAAAAATTGCAATATAATTTTGACGAGGATATCTAA
- a CDS encoding YihY/virulence factor BrkB family protein yields the protein MKGIFSTLKRGLTKFLEDQGTGWAAAIAYYALVSVFPLIIGVVVIATLIIQDDNTRKDITKSLIEAFPKADQAGVNINEIINNFIDTLSKAAPVLAVVSVIGTLWSGSGVLDGIMTAVNVAWDVKRDRRSFFKKAVIRFGMLIGLGILFIISTGMGFAIQIIRGLDIGILGISTNSFSLLWDTIIFIVLYLLNVAIFMVIYRLAPDRTLEKRIRWKPILLGAVIAAFLFEISKLLLTFFLTGFGGAQSYQRTYGAIAGVIIFLFYVYVSACILLIGAEIAAVATRKAEVEAGELREPEIKKTNSNILTPVTVEIAKPKETKSGLLPAFFSLAIVGLFIVAGRKRSNRK from the coding sequence ATGAAAGGGATTTTCTCGACCCTGAAACGAGGTTTGACCAAATTTCTAGAAGATCAGGGCACAGGCTGGGCGGCGGCAATCGCCTATTATGCGCTGGTCTCTGTTTTTCCGCTTATCATTGGCGTAGTTGTAATCGCTACTTTAATCATTCAGGACGATAATACCCGTAAGGATATTACTAAAAGCCTGATTGAAGCTTTCCCAAAAGCCGATCAAGCCGGAGTAAACATCAATGAAATCATTAATAATTTCATTGATACCTTGAGTAAAGCTGCTCCTGTTCTAGCGGTAGTATCGGTGATTGGTACTCTATGGTCGGGTAGTGGCGTGTTAGACGGGATTATGACTGCTGTAAATGTTGCATGGGATGTAAAAAGAGACCGACGGAGCTTTTTTAAGAAAGCAGTGATACGCTTTGGAATGTTGATAGGGCTAGGTATTCTGTTTATTATCTCCACCGGCATGGGATTTGCCATTCAGATTATTCGAGGGCTTGATATTGGTATCCTCGGTATTAGCACTAATAGTTTTAGTTTGCTTTGGGATACAATCATTTTCATAGTACTTTACTTACTCAATGTAGCAATTTTCATGGTTATTTACCGACTCGCTCCCGATCGAACGCTAGAAAAACGAATCCGCTGGAAACCAATACTATTGGGTGCAGTGATTGCAGCGTTTCTTTTTGAGATCAGCAAATTGTTGCTGACCTTCTTCCTAACCGGATTCGGAGGCGCACAAAGCTATCAGCGTACATATGGAGCTATAGCCGGAGTTATCATTTTCTTATTCTATGTATATGTAAGCGCTTGTATTCTGCTGATAGGGGCTGAAATAGCGGCAGTAGCTACGCGCAAGGCAGAAGTGGAAGCAGGAGAATTGCGAGAACCGGAGATAAAGAAAACCAACTCGAATATTCTGACTCCTGTGACTGTGGAAATTGCCAAGCCCAAAGAAACCAAATCGGGTTTGTTACCCGCCTTTTTCAGTTTGGCAATAGTAGGTCTGTTTATAGTAGCAGGACGCAAACGCAGCAACCGTAAATAA
- a CDS encoding MerR family transcriptional regulator — protein MLENTLDLPIYSIKAVAHMAGITEPTLRAWEKRYKILTPQRTESGHRRYTKRDIYRVMWLRNRLEEGMSISQASTLLQAQPEETVLEVMQYENRQARSNSTKTNGRGSHPKNTRLNEVRSMSVLGNELMNAFLQFDEQTADNLISEAAGFYPPEEVCVDLIQPVLYEIGDRWMRNEVTVATEHFASNICRTRLNAMINSLPVLETGPLILTGCAPHEFHEVGVVMTTFFLRRNGWRVLYLGQNVPALDLEKDLRRLKPAMVVFSASRSETAIALHQEISPVIEKVKQYWLPGIIFAYAGRAFTEDPNLHALFKNAVYFGDEGRQSVALVEKVLSKD, from the coding sequence ATGTTAGAAAACACCCTCGATCTCCCTATTTATAGCATTAAAGCGGTAGCGCATATGGCAGGTATTACCGAACCTACTCTACGCGCTTGGGAGAAGCGCTACAAAATTCTCACTCCACAGCGAACTGAGAGTGGGCATAGGCGCTATACCAAGCGAGATATTTATCGTGTTATGTGGTTGAGGAATCGCCTTGAAGAAGGAATGTCAATTAGTCAAGCCAGCACTCTTTTGCAGGCACAGCCGGAAGAAACTGTTCTAGAGGTGATGCAGTACGAAAACCGCCAAGCTCGTTCCAATTCTACGAAAACCAACGGCAGAGGAAGCCATCCAAAGAATACTCGTTTAAATGAGGTGCGTTCTATGAGCGTACTAGGCAATGAGTTGATGAATGCTTTCCTACAATTTGATGAACAGACCGCCGATAACCTTATTTCTGAAGCAGCCGGATTTTATCCACCGGAAGAAGTTTGTGTGGATTTGATTCAACCGGTACTTTACGAAATCGGTGATCGCTGGATGCGCAACGAAGTAACAGTTGCCACCGAACATTTTGCCAGCAACATCTGCCGCACTCGTCTGAATGCGATGATCAATTCGCTGCCGGTTCTGGAAACAGGACCGCTAATCCTAACAGGTTGCGCTCCTCACGAATTTCATGAAGTAGGGGTAGTAATGACAACCTTCTTTCTTCGTAGAAATGGCTGGCGGGTGCTTTATCTGGGGCAAAATGTGCCGGCGCTTGATCTCGAAAAAGATTTACGCCGTTTGAAGCCCGCTATGGTGGTCTTTTCAGCAAGTCGTTCTGAAACCGCTATTGCGCTCCATCAAGAAATATCACCAGTGATAGAAAAAGTAAAGCAATATTGGCTGCCCGGTATTATTTTTGCTTATGCTGGTCGTGCTTTCACCGAAGACCCCAATCTGCATGCGCTTTTCAAAAATGCGGTTTATTTTGGGGACGAAGGGCGACAGAGCGTTGCATTAGTAGAAAAAGTTCTGTCAAAAGATTAG
- a CDS encoding SOS response-associated peptidase: MCGRFALKANIDSIEERFTAQAMFSNTDFAPSFNIAPSQVCPVIVASEKGRQIRLMKWGLIPSWSKEFKANYSTINARVEGIETKPAFRKPFKSQHCLVPTNGFFEWKKPELAKAPKVPYFITMRGMDTPLFAMAGLYDIWRDEQGQELYSFTIITTEANELIKPLHDRMAVILPEESESIWLDTTNTNPAKLLSILKPFPPELMATYQVSNQVNSPYNNTPELIEPLL, encoded by the coding sequence ATGTGTGGTCGATTCGCCCTGAAAGCTAATATAGATTCTATTGAAGAGCGGTTTACTGCTCAAGCTATGTTTAGTAATACTGACTTTGCGCCTAGTTTCAATATAGCGCCTAGCCAGGTTTGTCCTGTTATAGTTGCGAGTGAAAAAGGCAGGCAAATAAGGTTAATGAAATGGGGCTTGATACCAAGTTGGTCAAAAGAATTTAAAGCCAATTATTCAACGATTAATGCAAGGGTTGAAGGAATAGAAACCAAACCCGCTTTCCGTAAACCGTTTAAATCACAGCATTGCCTTGTACCGACAAATGGTTTCTTTGAATGGAAAAAGCCGGAATTGGCTAAAGCGCCTAAAGTTCCCTACTTTATCACTATGCGAGGAATGGATACGCCACTCTTTGCGATGGCAGGTTTGTACGATATATGGAGAGATGAGCAAGGACAAGAGTTGTATAGTTTTACAATAATTACAACCGAAGCAAACGAACTTATCAAGCCTTTGCACGATCGAATGGCAGTAATTTTGCCGGAAGAATCTGAAAGTATCTGGCTGGATACCACCAACACCAACCCTGCAAAGCTTCTATCTATACTCAAACCCTTCCCACCAGAATTAATGGCAACGTATCAAGTCTCAAATCAGGTAAATTCGCCCTACAACAATACTCCCGAATTAATCGAGCCGTTGCTTTAG
- a CDS encoding glucose-1-phosphate thymidylyltransferase yields MKGLILSGGKGTRLRPLTYTSAKQLVPVANKPVLFYTIENLVEAGISEIGIVVGDTAAEVKTAVGSGEKWNAKITYIQQEAPLGLAHAVKISHEFLGDDQFVMYLGDNMLEQSIRPLVEDFKTGKCNCQILLKEVTNPQSYGVAVLAGDRVVKLVEKPADPPSNLALVGVYMFDHNIFTAVNEIKPSWRGELEITDAIQYLVTNGYNVKPFVVEGWWVDTGKQADMLEVNRLILDRLERNVSCYVDKDSRVEGKVVIEQSAEIINSVVRGPTIIGRGCRIINSYVGPYTSINHNCTISDSEVEHSIILENSQIHDIPSRIEDSLIGRNVVVEKSPIKPKALKLLLGDNSRVGIL; encoded by the coding sequence GTGAAGGGATTAATCCTCAGCGGCGGAAAAGGTACGCGGCTGCGCCCCCTGACCTATACCAGCGCCAAACAGCTTGTGCCGGTAGCTAACAAGCCGGTCTTGTTCTACACCATCGAAAACCTCGTGGAGGCTGGTATTTCCGAAATTGGGATTGTAGTAGGCGATACCGCCGCCGAGGTGAAAACTGCTGTTGGTAGTGGTGAAAAGTGGAATGCAAAAATAACCTATATTCAACAAGAAGCGCCGTTAGGATTGGCACACGCTGTAAAAATCTCACACGAATTTCTTGGAGATGATCAGTTTGTAATGTATTTGGGCGATAATATGCTTGAGCAAAGCATCCGCCCACTGGTTGAGGATTTTAAAACAGGTAAATGCAACTGCCAGATTTTATTAAAAGAAGTTACTAACCCTCAAAGCTATGGGGTTGCAGTTTTAGCGGGTGATAGAGTGGTAAAACTAGTTGAAAAGCCCGCAGATCCACCGAGCAACCTGGCGTTGGTGGGTGTATATATGTTTGACCACAATATTTTCACCGCAGTTAACGAAATAAAACCAAGTTGGCGAGGCGAACTAGAAATCACCGATGCAATTCAATACTTGGTGACTAACGGTTATAATGTCAAACCTTTTGTGGTAGAGGGTTGGTGGGTCGATACCGGAAAGCAAGCCGATATGCTAGAGGTAAATCGTCTCATTTTAGACCGACTAGAACGCAATGTTTCTTGCTATGTAGATAAAGATAGCCGCGTTGAAGGCAAAGTGGTTATCGAACAATCAGCCGAAATTATTAATAGTGTAGTGCGTGGTCCAACAATTATCGGCAGGGGCTGCCGGATTATAAACAGTTACGTAGGACCATATACGTCGATTAATCATAACTGTACAATTAGTGATAGCGAAGTTGAGCACAGCATTATTCTTGAAAATAGCCAGATTCATGATATCCCCAGTCGGATTGAGGATAGCCTTATAGGGCGAAACGTGGTAGTGGAAAAATCGCCCATCAAACCCAAAGCCTTAAAACTATTACTGGGCGATAACAGCCGGGTAGGAATTCTTTAA
- the rfbB gene encoding dTDP-glucose 4,6-dehydratase, whose amino-acid sequence MKKVLITGGAGFIGSNYVRYMLEKYPDYHVVVLDKLTYAGNLANLADIEQNYGDRYTFVKGDIADPVAVDQAMKDCQYVLNFAAESHVDRSIEQPGQFIMTDVYGTFVLLEAAKKYAVERFVQISTDEVYGHIPQGSSKEGDRLETRSPYSASKAGGELMAHAYYVTYGVPVLITRGSNNYGPYQYPEKLIPLFITNVIDNIQVPVYGDGQQIRDWIYVLDHCSGIDLVLHKGQLGEAYNVGGGNERTNLEITHKILELTGKPLDLIKYVKDRPGHDRRYSLDTTKIRQLGWEPQFTFETAMRQTVEWFLKNEKWWRPLKSGEFQEYYQRQYANR is encoded by the coding sequence ATGAAGAAAGTCTTAATTACTGGCGGTGCGGGCTTTATAGGCTCGAATTATGTCCGCTATATGCTTGAAAAATACCCTGATTACCACGTAGTAGTGCTAGACAAATTAACATACGCCGGTAATCTGGCAAATCTGGCAGATATTGAACAAAATTATGGGGATCGCTATACCTTTGTAAAAGGCGATATTGCCGACCCGGTAGCAGTTGATCAGGCGATGAAAGATTGCCAATACGTTTTGAATTTTGCTGCCGAAAGCCACGTTGACCGCTCAATTGAACAGCCCGGTCAATTCATCATGACCGATGTTTACGGCACTTTTGTACTTCTGGAAGCTGCCAAAAAATATGCGGTAGAACGTTTTGTGCAAATTTCCACCGATGAGGTTTACGGACATATTCCGCAAGGTTCTTCTAAAGAAGGCGATCGCCTCGAAACACGCAGCCCCTATTCTGCCAGTAAAGCGGGCGGTGAGCTTATGGCGCATGCTTACTATGTCACTTATGGCGTTCCGGTGCTGATTACACGTGGTAGCAATAATTATGGACCATATCAGTATCCTGAAAAGCTTATCCCGCTTTTTATCACCAACGTAATCGACAATATTCAGGTTCCGGTTTACGGTGATGGACAGCAGATTCGCGACTGGATTTATGTGCTAGATCATTGCAGCGGTATAGATTTGGTACTACACAAAGGTCAACTCGGTGAAGCTTATAATGTAGGTGGTGGTAACGAACGCACCAACCTTGAAATAACTCATAAGATTCTTGAATTGACCGGAAAACCGCTTGACCTTATCAAATACGTTAAAGATCGCCCCGGTCATGATCGACGCTATTCACTGGATACCACCAAAATTCGCCAATTGGGTTGGGAGCCGCAATTCACTTTTGAAACGGCGATGCGCCAAACTGTCGAGTGGTTCCTGAAAAACGAGAAGTGGTGGCGACCGCTTAAATCAGGAGAGTTCCAAGAATACTACCAACGTCAGTACGCCAATCGCTAG